The nucleotide window TTTACCCTAGTTCAACTGATGGATGCATTGAGGGAAAGAAGTGCACTCTCTTTCTCATTCAGCAACATGTACTCTTTGACAAAAAATGGACTAGGGAATGGCGACAAAAATTGATGAACCGCTACAAACTAGAGTTTTGTACAGTTGTGATTAATGAAACAAAATGTAATACCACATTTCAAAGCAAGCTTAATAATACACACATCTAGGTTGCAAATTCTATTACAACCCAAAAGTATAAAATGGTTGCCAGGGGAAGCGCAATGCAGCCACCAATACATGGTGTGCATAGAAACAGGCTTTTATTTCCCACGACCTCATATAATTAatagattatttttatttcttaggtTAAGGTAATATGGGCTCAAACCTACGACCTCACTTTAAAAGCCAGCCCTGTCTGCCACTGAAGCATGGTCTCGAACCCCAAGATAGCTTAATAGAATTCACATACCTTGTCAATTACACCAAGATAGCTGCCACGAATGTCTGGATCAAGTCCACTTGATTCATCAACAGTAAAGGCACGGACATTCATTTTGTATATAACAAGATCCTTCTGTATAAACATCAAGAGAAAAGGCAAAGGACAGATCAAAGTAGTGTAAAAAATGATAACACCAAATGGATTTCTAAGTAGCTTCTCTGGTTTACCTCAGGTATATCTGGAAACTTGTAATCAGTACCCCAATCAAAAGGCAAGGCAGTAAAATCATAAGTTCCAAGAAACttagacattttttttttatggtgtctCCAAAATATCTGCGACCCTCCACTAGCTTAGCATAAGGATCTTGAAGA belongs to Magnolia sinica isolate HGM2019 chromosome 8, MsV1, whole genome shotgun sequence and includes:
- the LOC131253176 gene encoding isoamylase 3, chloroplastic-like; this translates as MSKFLGTYDFTALPFDWGTDYKFPDIPEKDLVIYKMNVRAFTVDESSGLDPDIRGSYLGVIDKIPYLLELGINAVELLPVFEFDEFEFQRHPNSDHMVRESCYFTLMHLKVYISI